A genomic stretch from Arachis stenosperma cultivar V10309 chromosome 3, arast.V10309.gnm1.PFL2, whole genome shotgun sequence includes:
- the LOC130965950 gene encoding uncharacterized protein LOC130965950 → MKGTSKMIMGATLVMVVILAVVLALILVLLAELYCSLLLRRRHHRKTDSNAIPIAATQTTTTTDNAASASHPQHHLPPPPPPPPPAPHFRSIYAQGVLQAPSSFLLPAVVVGCDDQDIVGPKKLHSVLQIQTQEPNASPPQVGALSSSSSFISKPPQKANQEDPLEDGEHHLVYISNPIYETSGADTPFETPESSPSHLERNGTGSSEEDDEAAPPYTPPLTPMKKLPPAEAGSASVSLSLRDARSLDTSGSDSRSINNDPSSSSSASPCTSPSW, encoded by the coding sequence ATGAAGGGCACATCCAAAATGATAATGGGTGCAACCTTGGTTATGGTTGTTATCCTCGCCGTTGTGCTTGCCCTTATACTTGTCCTCCTTGCTGAGCTCTATTGTTCTCTCTTACTCCGCCGGCGCCACCACAGAAAAACCGACTCCAACGCCATCCCCATCGCCGCCACCcaaacaaccaccaccacagaCAATGCTGCTTCAGCTTCACACCCACAACACCACCTTCCTCCACCACCTCCACCTCCGCCTCCAGCTCCTCATTTCAGGAGCATTTATGCTCAGGGAGTTCTCCAAGCCCCAAGTAGCTTCCTTTTACCAGCAGTTGTTGTTGGTTGCGATGATCAAGACATAGTTGGACCAAAGAAGCTTCATTCTGTGCTTCAAATCCAAACCCAAGAACCCAATGCGAGCCCTCCTCAAGTTGGAGCtctctcttcatcttcttcattcaTATCGAAACCACCACAAAAGGCAAACCAAGAAGACCCACTTGAAGATGGGGAACACCACCTTGTGTACATTTCAAATCCCATTTATGAGACAAGCGGGGCAGACACCCCATTTGAGACACCAGAGAGCTCACCATCGCATTTAGAGAGAAATGGAACCGGTTCTTCTGAGGAAGACGATGAAGCAGCTCCTCCATATACACCACCTTTGACCCCAATGAAGAAGCTCCCTCCTGCTGAAGCTGGGTCTGCTTCTGTATCTCTATCTCTGAGAGATGCAAGGTCATTGGACACTTCAGGCAGCGATTCTCGCAGCATTAACAATGATCCCTCTTCGTCATCCTCCGCTTCCCCTTGCACTTCCCCATCTTGGTAA
- the LOC130969779 gene encoding ras-related protein Rab5-like isoform X5 — MGAGKTSLVLRFVKGQFSEYQESTIGAAFFTQVLSLNEATVKFDIWDTAGQERYHSLAPMYYRGAAAAIVVYDITSMESFARAKKWVQQVQRHANPSLIMFLVANKADLEAERKVANEEGEEYAKENGLSFLETSAKTAQNVNELFYEIAKRLAKANPSRQTGIKLHSIPQETRRRSLFCCV; from the exons TGGGAGCAGGGAAGACAAGTTTGGTTCTTAGATTTGTGAAAGGCCAATTTTCTGAGTACCAG GAATCAACAATTGGGGCAGCGTTCTTCACTCAGGTTTTGTCTTTGAACGAAGCCACTGTCAAATTTGATATATGGGACACAGCAGGGCAGGAACGTTACCATAGTTTGGCCCCTATGTACTATCGTGGTGCTGCTGCTGCCATTGTTGTCTATGACATTACAAGCATG GAATCTTTTGCGCGAGCAAAGAAGTGGGTTCAACAAGTACAACGACATG CAAATCCGAGTTTGATAATGTTTTTGGTGGCTAACAAGGCTGATTTGGAAGCGGAGAGAAAGGTTGCAAATGAG GAGGGTGAAGAATATGCGAAAGAAAATGGATTGTCTTTTCTTGAAACTTCAGCAAAAACTGCACAGAATGTGAACGAGCTCTTCTATGAAATAG CAAAGAGATTGGCAAAAGCAAACCCTTCACGCCAAACCGGAATCAAGCTGCATAGCATACCTCAAGAAACCAGAAGAAGAAGTTTGTTTTGCTGTGTTTAG
- the LOC130969779 gene encoding ras-related protein Rab5-like isoform X4: protein MARTGNKRLQAKLVGKTSLVLRFVKGQFSEYQESTIGAAFFTQVLSLNEATVKFDIWDTAGQERYHSLAPMYYRGAAAAIVVYDITSMESFARAKKWVQQVQRHANPSLIMFLVANKADLEAERKVANEEGEEYAKENGLSFLETSAKTAQNVNELFYEIAKRLAKANPSRQTGIKLHSIPQETRRRSLFCCV, encoded by the exons GGAAGACAAGTTTGGTTCTTAGATTTGTGAAAGGCCAATTTTCTGAGTACCAG GAATCAACAATTGGGGCAGCGTTCTTCACTCAGGTTTTGTCTTTGAACGAAGCCACTGTCAAATTTGATATATGGGACACAGCAGGGCAGGAACGTTACCATAGTTTGGCCCCTATGTACTATCGTGGTGCTGCTGCTGCCATTGTTGTCTATGACATTACAAGCATG GAATCTTTTGCGCGAGCAAAGAAGTGGGTTCAACAAGTACAACGACATG CAAATCCGAGTTTGATAATGTTTTTGGTGGCTAACAAGGCTGATTTGGAAGCGGAGAGAAAGGTTGCAAATGAG GAGGGTGAAGAATATGCGAAAGAAAATGGATTGTCTTTTCTTGAAACTTCAGCAAAAACTGCACAGAATGTGAACGAGCTCTTCTATGAAATAG CAAAGAGATTGGCAAAAGCAAACCCTTCACGCCAAACCGGAATCAAGCTGCATAGCATACCTCAAGAAACCAGAAGAAGAAGTTTGTTTTGCTGTGTTTAG
- the LOC130969779 gene encoding ras-related protein Rab5-like isoform X3, producing the protein MARTGNKRLQAKLVLLGDMGAGKTSLVLRFVKGQFSEYQESTIGAAFFTQVLSLNEATVKFDIWDTAGQERYHSLAPMYYRGAAAAIVVYDITSMESFARAKKWVQQVQRHANPSLIMFLVANKADLEAERKVANEEGEEYAKENGLSFLETSAKTAQNVNELFYEIAKRLAKANPSRQTGIKLHSIPQETRRRSLFCCV; encoded by the exons TGGGAGCAGGGAAGACAAGTTTGGTTCTTAGATTTGTGAAAGGCCAATTTTCTGAGTACCAG GAATCAACAATTGGGGCAGCGTTCTTCACTCAGGTTTTGTCTTTGAACGAAGCCACTGTCAAATTTGATATATGGGACACAGCAGGGCAGGAACGTTACCATAGTTTGGCCCCTATGTACTATCGTGGTGCTGCTGCTGCCATTGTTGTCTATGACATTACAAGCATG GAATCTTTTGCGCGAGCAAAGAAGTGGGTTCAACAAGTACAACGACATG CAAATCCGAGTTTGATAATGTTTTTGGTGGCTAACAAGGCTGATTTGGAAGCGGAGAGAAAGGTTGCAAATGAG GAGGGTGAAGAATATGCGAAAGAAAATGGATTGTCTTTTCTTGAAACTTCAGCAAAAACTGCACAGAATGTGAACGAGCTCTTCTATGAAATAG CAAAGAGATTGGCAAAAGCAAACCCTTCACGCCAAACCGGAATCAAGCTGCATAGCATACCTCAAGAAACCAGAAGAAGAAGTTTGTTTTGCTGTGTTTAG